Below is a window of Streptomyces sp. WMMB303 DNA.
CTGGCCGTGGTGTTCGCCGCGATGAACCTGTCGCTGTACGCGGCGATCGACCGGATCGGGCTCGGCCTGGCGGTGACGCTGGAGTTCCTCGGCCCGCTGACCGTGGCGCTGGCCGGTTCGCGGCGTCGGCTGCATCTGGGCTGCGCCGGGGCCGCCGCGGCGGCCGTCGTCGTGCTGGTGCGGCCCGAGCCGAGCACCGACTACCTCGGCATCGCGCTCGCGCTGCTGGCGGCGGTCTGCTGGGGCTGCTACATCCTGCTCAACCGCACGGTGGGGGAGCGGCTGCCCGGGGCGCAGGGCTCGGCCGCCGCGGCACTGGTCTCCGGAGCGCTGTATCTGCCGCTCGGGATCGGCGTGCTGCTGCACCACCGGCCCACGCTCGCGGCCGTCTCCTGCGCCCTGGCCGCCGGGGTGCTGTCCTCCGCCGTCCCGTTCCTGTCCGACCTCATGGCCCTGCGCCGGGTCCCGGCACACTTCTTCGGGGTCTTCATGAGCGTCAACCCGGTCTCGGCGGCGCTGATCGGACTGGTCGCGCTGGGCCAGCACCTTCCGGCGCTCTCCTGGGCGGCGGTCCTGGTGATCGTGGCCGCCAACACGGTCGCGGTGAGCACCGAGGCGCATCCCCGCAGCCCGGGTCCGCCGGTGGTGGAGAAACGCGGTGGACCGGCGGGGCGGCCCGGCCGATAGTTCTCCGTATGTCTTCTCTCGTGCGCCACCTCACCTTCGACTGCCACGACGCCTACAACCAGGGCCTGTTCTGGGCCGCGGTGCTGGAGGGCACCCTGTCCGACGACGACCATCCGGGCGACCCCGAGGCGCTGGTGACGGCGCCCGGCGCGGCGCTGCTGTTCGTGACCGTGGAGGATGCCAAGACGGTCAAGAACCGGGTCCATCTCGATCTCCAGCCACAGGACCGCACCCGGGAGGAGGAGGTCGAGCGGATCCTGGCGCTGGGCGCCACGCTGGTGGCCGACCACCGCACCGCGGACGGCCGGGGCTGGGCGACGCTCGCCGACCCCGAGGGCAACGAGTTCTGCGTGGAGCGCAGCGCCGCCGAACGCGCGGCCTGAGCAGGCAGGCTGCCGCAGTACCGGGTCGGTGCACAGGTCACACCGCCGACACCGGAGCGGCCCCGGAAGCGGCGGCAGCGCCGGAGGCGGCAGCGCGTTCGCGCTCCAGCGCCGCCGCGAACGGGCCTTTGGAGCGGGTCAGTTCGGCGTAGCCACCGCGTTCGACGACCCGGCCGCGGTCCAGCACGACGATCTCGTCCACCGCGGCCAGCCCCTGGAGGCGGTGGGTGATCAGTACCGTCGTACGGCCCTCCGTGGCAGCCAGCAGGTCGGCGGTCAGTGCGTCGGCCGTGGGCAGGTCCAGGTGCTCGGCGGGCTCGTCCAGGACGAGGACGGGGAAGTCGGCGAGGAGGGCCCGGGCCAGCGCGAGGCGTTGCCGCTGACCGCCGGAGAGCTGGGCGCCGTACTCGCCGACCAGGGTGTCCAGGCCGCGTGGGAGGGTCGCCACCCAGTCGTCCAGACGGGCGGCGGCGAGTGCCGCGTGCAGTTGGGGCTCGGTCGCGGACGGCCTGGCCAGCCGCAGGTTCTCCCGTAGCGAGCTGTCGAACAGGTGGGCGTCCTGGGCGCAGAGACCGACCTGCCGTCGGACGGTGTCGGTTGCCGCGTCGAGCGCGGAGACGGTCGGGTCCGGGCCGAAGGTGTAGGTGCCCGCCTGTGGGTTCACGAAGCGGAGCAGCACGTTGGCGAGGGTCGTCTTGCCGGAGCCCGAGGCGCCGACGACGGCCACCCGGCGGCCGGGTGTCAGATCCAGATCGAAACCGGCGAGGGCCGGCCGCGCCCCCGTCGGGGCGTCCGGATAGCGGACGGTCAGGCCGCGGACGCGGAGGGGGAACGGGTCGGCGGGCAGCGGTTCGAGGTGCTCCGGTTCCTCCACGGGGGCGGGCGCGTCCAGCACCTCGTACACCCGCTCCGCCGAGCGCCGCACCCGCTGCCGGAACTGCACAGCCTGGGGAATCGGCGTCACCACCTCGAACACGGCGAGCGGGGTGAGGACGACCGTCGCCAGGAGGAGCCCGTCCAGCCCACCGGCCGTGGTGGCGCGTGCGCCCGCCCACGCCGCTGCCGTCACGGTCAGACCTGCGGCCAGGGTGCTCAGCCCGGACGCCAGCGCGGTGCCGGACGCCGAGCGCGCCGCGATCCCGGTCAGCTCCGTGTCCGCCTCGGTCACACCGGCGCGGCGGGCCGCGAGCGCGCCGGTGACCGGCAGTTCACCGGCCGCGGTACCGGTGAGCAGGTCCACTGTGCGGACCGCCAACCGGGCTCGCGCGGGGGCCAGTCGGCGCTCCGTACGCCGGGAGAGGGCCGCTGTGAGCGCGGGTACCGCGATGCCGGCCACCGCCAGGCCCACCGCGAGGGCCGCCCCGGCGGCGGGCAGCAGCCAGGCGGTGAAGACGACCGCCGCCGCGCTGACCGTTCCGGCGACGGTGGCCGGCAGCAGCCAGCGCAGGAAGTAGTCCTGGAGCGCGTCCACGTCCGAGACCAGGCGGGTGAGCAGGTCGCCGCGCGCC
It encodes the following:
- a CDS encoding VOC family protein; translation: MSSLVRHLTFDCHDAYNQGLFWAAVLEGTLSDDDHPGDPEALVTAPGAALLFVTVEDAKTVKNRVHLDLQPQDRTREEEVERILALGATLVADHRTADGRGWATLADPEGNEFCVERSAAERAA
- a CDS encoding EamA family transporter; protein product: MLCSSVSNQSGAALASLAFPTLGPVGVVAVRQWVAAVLLLAAGRPRLRSFTAAQWRPVLGLAVVFAAMNLSLYAAIDRIGLGLAVTLEFLGPLTVALAGSRRRLHLGCAGAAAAAVVVLVRPEPSTDYLGIALALLAAVCWGCYILLNRTVGERLPGAQGSAAAALVSGALYLPLGIGVLLHHRPTLAAVSCALAAGVLSSAVPFLSDLMALRRVPAHFFGVFMSVNPVSAALIGLVALGQHLPALSWAAVLVIVAANTVAVSTEAHPRSPGPPVVEKRGGPAGRPGR